GGGGCGGACCCACATGAAGTCGCAGGGCTTCACTCTGGCCTCCTTCTTCACCTGGTGGTTCCTGATCTACACTTTCATCCGGCAGATTGCCGTCTTCGGCCAGCTTTACATCTACTCCACGATGGAACTCGGCCGCACGGTCGCCCTCTTTGGTGCAGGCTCCATCATCATCGGCAACGTGATCGGGCTCCTCTACCTGAAGGAGACGATGTCTTTGCCTGTCTACATTGGCGTCTCCCTCGCCATCTGTGCCTTCCTGGCACTGGCCCTGATCCCGGCCGGTGCCGCCACTCCGCCGCCCCAGCCCTGACGCTCTCTCATGATCGGGCTGATCCTGACCGGCGGAAGAAGCAGGCGCATGGGCCGCGACAAGCTGCTCATCGAAAGACCTGACGGGCAGCGGCAGATCGACTGGTTGGCCCAACTGGTACGGGAGGCCGGCTTGGAGCCCATGCTCTCGCAGCGTCGGGGAGCCCGGCCCGTGATCGGTCTTCCCGTCATTGAGGATCACTTCGCGGATGCAGGCCCCTTGTCTGCACTCGATGCCTTTCATCGACGTTACCCGCAGGAGCCTGTTCTCCTTCTCGGGGGAGATCTTTTCCTGATGAACCGCGTGACTTTGGAGGATTTGCTCGCCGCTCGTTCTCCAAGAAATGCCGCCACCTGCTATGCAAACCGGCTGGATGACAAACCCGAGCCGCTCTGCACGATCTTTGAATCGCGAGCCCTTCTACCCTTGGCGGATCGATTGGAGCAGCACGAGTATGGAGCCAGGCACTTCCTGGCCGGCCTCGATC
The Luteolibacter rhizosphaerae DNA segment above includes these coding regions:
- the mobA gene encoding molybdenum cofactor guanylyltransferase, whose protein sequence is MIGLILTGGRSRRMGRDKLLIERPDGQRQIDWLAQLVREAGLEPMLSQRRGARPVIGLPVIEDHFADAGPLSALDAFHRRYPQEPVLLLGGDLFLMNRVTLEDLLAARSPRNAATCYANRLDDKPEPLCTIFESRALLPLADRLEQHEYGARHFLAGLDPHKLRLRHPAALDNVNSPLDLEEAFSKLRAGVSPKTIHLCGIPGERSYVSLATTTGGLLAELAFIHRWKGPWESLEIIRNGELLSPGALIRSGDQILIQGELSGSP